A DNA window from Turicibacter sp. TJ11 contains the following coding sequences:
- a CDS encoding peptidase U32 family protein — protein MKKPELVVTPHGLHEIEALIEAGADAFIIGEEKFGLRLAGHFKMDELRQAVELIKRHNKKVYVAINAIMPNGLLDDLKTYIEMLKELPIDALRFSDPGAYMIAKEVAPEMTLHWSSETLGTNYFTVNYWYDRGVVRTVLAPEMMKEPVIETKEHSKGEVEILIHGAICMFQSRRHLVGNYLKFQGQVVETVQSREEGLMLFDPERSLYYPVYEDEQGTHIFNGSDVCMIDDLADFIDAGIDSLRIDGVLKSSDYLINVTKAYRFAIDLCLNDREKYHQVGRALYKKLEEIQPTSRGLDRGFFYKPSIYKNK, from the coding sequence ATGAAAAAACCAGAATTAGTTGTTACACCTCATGGATTACATGAGATTGAAGCATTAATTGAAGCAGGTGCCGATGCCTTTATTATCGGTGAGGAAAAATTCGGCTTACGCTTGGCTGGTCACTTTAAAATGGACGAGTTACGTCAAGCCGTTGAATTGATTAAAAGACATAATAAAAAAGTATATGTAGCCATTAATGCAATTATGCCAAATGGATTACTAGACGATTTAAAAACATATATTGAAATGCTTAAAGAATTACCGATCGATGCGCTTCGCTTTTCAGACCCAGGGGCTTACATGATTGCAAAAGAAGTCGCACCTGAGATGACGCTTCATTGGAGTAGTGAAACATTAGGAACGAACTATTTTACAGTGAATTATTGGTATGATCGCGGCGTGGTTCGTACGGTATTAGCGCCAGAAATGATGAAAGAGCCTGTAATTGAAACGAAAGAACACTCAAAAGGTGAAGTAGAAATTTTAATTCATGGCGCGATTTGTATGTTCCAATCACGTCGTCATTTAGTGGGGAACTATTTAAAATTCCAAGGACAAGTCGTTGAAACGGTGCAATCACGTGAAGAGGGATTAATGTTATTTGATCCAGAACGAAGCTTATATTATCCAGTTTATGAAGATGAACAAGGAACACATATCTTCAATGGATCAGATGTGTGCATGATTGATGACTTAGCTGATTTTATTGATGCAGGCATTGATAGTTTACGAATCGATGGTGTTTTAAAATCAAGTGATTATTTAATTAATGTCACAAAAGCTTATCGTTTCGCGATCGATTTATGTCTGAATGATCGTGAGAAATATCATCAAGTCGGACGTGCCTTATATAAAAAATTAGAGGAAATTCAACCAACCTCTCGTGGATTAGATCGAGGATTTTTCTATAAACCATCCATTTATAAAAATAAGTAG